From Bacteroidales bacterium:
TCATGGGGTTCGCGAATTTGGTGTAGGGAGGTCTGATTCAAATGTTGAAGCAGTGCCCTTTCCGTACATTGCTTTGCAGATTGTTCAGGAAATCAATCACCAGTAAATGAATTTTATGGTGTTCAGTGTTTTGTTGTTTTTGGATGGGGAAGGCAGGCAAGAAGGTGTGGTGCGCCGGGGAAGACTACAAATGTTCTGATATTCTGTTGTTAAGAAGTGTCAACACAACCTGTTGCCCCGCAATTGTGCTTTCTGCCGAAGATTGATCTGGGTGTTTGTTCAAAGCAGCGGCCTATTCGGTCAGATCGTCATATAAATCTCGCCAATCGGGATTCATGGCGTTGATGAGGTCGAGTTTCTTTTTACGTGAGCCGGCCTTAATCTGCTTCTCCCTTGTCAGTGCGTCACCAATCCAGTCGAATTTTTGATACCAGACAAGCTTGTCGGTGTTGTAGCGGGCTGAAAAGGAGTGCTGGTACTTTTTGTTGCGGTGACGGTCAATACGGTCTTTGAGGGTGCTGGTGGCGCCGGTGTAGAGGACCGTGTGGTTTTTGTCCCGACCTTCGGTGCGGGATGCTCGAAATAGCTACTCCCGACCTTCGGTACGGGATTGTTTTTCGGCATTAGTGGTTATATATGTGTATCCTTTTTTGGGCATGGCGTTGAGATAGGCGCGGTTTTAGGTTGGAACAGGCTGCGTCTCCCGCATGTGCGGGATCGCAGACCCTGACGTTGTGGTGAAGAGTAATATTATAGTTTCGGATTAAAGAGTATGGTTTACAGGGCGTTTAATCGAAGAAAGTATATTGAAGACTTTGCGGAGCGAGAGCTTGCCCTGCCCCCGAAGGATCGGGGTCAGGCAGGGAGGCACTGAGCGTAGGGGAAACGTGCTGATAATGAACTGGTAATCTACCGGTGCGCAGTGCCGAAGCCATCTGGCGCAACACATTAACACCTCTCCCATATCACCATCGACATGATGATGTAGGTCTATTACGATTTATCCAATTTAATTTTGTATCCCTCTTAAATATCAGTGAACTGGTAATAAATTAGATCAATTTCTGTGATGTTGGCCATCCCCTTATCAGCAGTGAAAAGCGGTGTGTTCAGATATAATGCTGATCCTGCAATTATAGCATCAGGCAATTTTAATCCATACTTCCTGCGGAGTAGAATTGTATTTTCTTTAATCACTGATGAAATTTCAATAATCGTACAATGTTGCAGAAAGCCTCAATCATTTTAATCTCAAGCGCTGTGATTCTTTTAAAACTTAATAATTCGAGCTGAGTAATAAACGAAACAAACAATTGTTTATCTTCCAATACAGGCAAAAGGGTTTTATCACCATTCAGGTAATACAGAATGATGTTTGAATCAATAAATAGCTGATCACCATTCATCTCTCCACCTTTTTTGCAATTCCAGCGGATCTTCTTTCAAAGATAATACACCGCAATATTTACTTAATTCAAGCTTCCTGATTAATCTCTGTTTCCGGAGCTTTTCAAGTACGGCCTTAATCTGCTCCCTTTCTGTACCTCTTTTAATTGTCATTACCATTTTCAAAAATTATTTACAAAAATAGCAAATTTAAAGAAGAAGCGAGTGCTTTCATAATATTAATGGGGTAGAGTCAAAGCCACCATACTTTTGAGGGATTTGGAACGGCTGCTTCGGCAATGCGTTCCTGACTGCCTGCATGACGCATTCAGGCAGGGCAGGCAGGGTTCCTCCCTCGCAGACTCAAGCTTCGATTGGGATATGATAGTGTGGCGTCAGGCTGCTTCCCTGCCTGCCCTGCCTGCGTGACCCAGTCAGGCAGGGTGACGCAGTCAGGCAGGGCTTTGCTCGCAAAGCCAGGCTGTGGAGGGGCTGCAGAGAGAGTGGCGATGGAGAGAGCGCTTTGATAAATTAGGACAGGCTGCTTCCCTGCCTGCGTGACGCAGTCAGGCAGGGCTTCGCTCGCAGACCCCTGCGTTGCGGTAAAGTGTAATATTATAGCTTCGTTTTAATGAGTATGGTTTATGAGGGCGTTTAATAGAAGAAAGTATATTGAAGTCTTTGCGGAGCAAGGGCTTGCCCTGCCCCCGAAGGATCGGGGTCAGGCAGGGAGGTGCGCAGGAAATGTAGAGGCAGCGTAGACACTTACACTGCAGAACCATTTCATCCATAGCAAATGGCGCCGACGCAACTGCTTCGGGTCTTCGTCCCTTGCAGAGTCGGGCGCTGATTGAGCTGGGTTAAGGTTGATGCAAAAGAAGCAGCGGCCTATTCTACCATGTCGACAGAAAGATCGTGCCAGACGATGTTCAGGGTTTTTATGAGGTCGTTCTTTTCTGCTACGCTTCACGTTGTGGCTTTGTTGCTAAAGCATATGCGCCTTTTTACTGAAATTATTATCCGGGTTTAAAAGATGATCTTCGGAAAAGGAAAAAAGTATTTTAAGATAACAGCCCCTCAACTTCGACATTCAATAGTGGCAGATGATTATTTAAAATAGCCCAGAAAATAGAAGTGTCAACAGCATCATATGCATGTATTATACGATTACGCATACCTGCAATTTGCCTCGACTGGTTTAGTTCTACGCCCAAATTTAAGGAATCGAATTTATTAACAGCTTCACCAATTATTCCAAGCTGCCGTTCGACTGCACTTTGGGTTTATAAATCATGAACATAGTCCTTATATGCTGAAACAGATGAAGTAAAACTTTCAATCAAAAAGATTGCATGCCTGATATCAGATAAGTATTTCAACCCTTGCTCCGTCATAGATCAGAATTTAATTTCTTTCGATATTTTTTTTAAATACGGATTCTTTATGGATGATTCCGTTAAGAGGTCAACTTTTCTTGTAAAAATCAACTCGAGTTTATCCCATAATGAAAGTAGTTTTTCGCCTCTGGCAACCGGATCGGACTCATTTAATTCAACAACCAGATCAATATCACTGCTTAGCCTATCGAACCTATCTTTTGTAGCAGAACCAAAAGCATACATGTATTTCAAATCGTGGTCAATACACAATTGTTTGAAATAATCTCCATTTTCGATTAAAAAGTCTTTGATATACATGTTGCAAAGCAACTATTTTTTTCAAATCGGCAGCAAATTTTAATTTTGGTCTTTAGGCTACTTTGGTTCCTGACTGCGTCACCCTGCATGACTGTGTTTCCTTGTCTGACTGTGTCACGCAGGCAGGGCAGGCATGGCGCCTCCCTCGCGGAGCCTGGCGTTGAAGAAGCTTAAATAGGTTAATCAGGGTGGCTATAGGGCTCTTTTATCGCGGGCGGCCTTAATTGTAAAACTTTTCCACAAAATCCACCAGCCACACAGTGACATCTATCTTCTCCTTCAGCATCTTCTCCTTTTTCTGCTGCCATTGTTCTTTGAAGCCGGGGGTGGTGATAGGTTCCAACCCTTTGGCGATAGCGCGCTTTTGGTCTTGTTCGCTCACGGTGTAGTTGAAGGCGAGGCCGTAGTTTACTTCCTGCTCCCGGGTGTATTTGAGGCTGCAAGTAGGTTTCAGGCAAATAGCAATGAGGAAGGATTTAACAACTTTATTATTTGTAATGAAATTTGCATGCAACAATCTCAATGGATTCATTGGTGACCCTATAAACAAGCCGGTGTTGATCGTTGATTCTTCTCGACCAGCAACTTTTGAATTGATGTTTCAGGGATTCTGGTTTACCGGTTCCGGTAAATGGACTGCGCCTTGTTTCTTCAATTAGCTTTACCAGCTTTATGAAAGTCTGTTTGTCAGTCTTGGACCAATCATTAAAATCTTCGAAGGCAGTGCCCTTGAATACAATGTCTCTCATTTAAAACTAATAATTTTGAGCGACATATTTTTTAAACTCATCAGCAGAAAATTGAATTGAGGGTTCGGCAACCATATTTTCGAGTATGTGTTTTTCGTTCGCAATATTTGAACTTAGGTAATCGGTTTCATCTTCCGAACTACTTATCCTGATAATCACCTCCTTTTCCCTGAACATTTTTTTTAACGAATCAATAAAACTGCGATCAATCTGATTGACGTTTAATCTGAAAATTGCTTCCATAAAATTAAAAGGTATTAAATCGGCACAAAAATAATGTTTTTTTTTGCCATGATAGGTGAACAGTGCTCTGGTAGGATTTGTGGGGCTGCTTCCCTGAATGCGTGACGCAGGCATGGCTCCCCCCTCGCAGACCCAAGCTTCGATTGGGCTTTAAGGTGTGTGGCGTTGTGGTTGAAGAATAGTATTATAGCTTCGGATTAAAGGGCATGGGGTAAGAGGACGCTGATACGATGAGAGATGCCTATAACTCTGACCGGTGCGCAGTGCCAAAGTAAACAGCTTTTTTCCTGAGGTCTGGCTCAAGCAACAACTGCTGCAACATGCAAAAGCATTTAAGAAATACAATTTGTGGAGGCTTAGCAAAGCAAGCAGTTCACTGCAATTACTGACTATTTATTTTTAATGAACCGTTCAAACCATGTGGCGTATAGTATATGGGATTGATTTATAATTACTTCCCGATCAAAAAATCTGAATTTAAAACAAATCAGCATGGGTACCTGTACGGACAAGGACTATTATTTTATTCGTATCGTCCTGTTTCCAAATCAGTAACCAGTCAGGTTTGATATGACATTCATGATAACCTTTCAGATTGCCTGATAATGGATGAGTTTTGAATTTAACAGGCAGTTTCCCGGATAATTCGAGTAACTTAAGAACATTACCTAAAAGTTGCAGA
This genomic window contains:
- a CDS encoding Txe/YoeB family addiction module toxin, which produces MRDIVFKGTAFEDFNDWSKTDKQTFIKLVKLIEETRRSPFTGTGKPESLKHQFKSCWSRRINDQHRLVYRVTNESIEIVACKFHYK
- a CDS encoding type II toxin-antitoxin system YafQ family toxin; this encodes MVYKILTSKKFEKDFARCTKRNYDLQLLGNVLKLLELSGKLPVKFKTHPLSGNLKGYHECHIKPDWLLIWKQDDTNKIIVLVRTGTHADLF